A window of Cellulosimicrobium protaetiae genomic DNA:
CGGTCACCAGGTCGCCGGAGCGCGGGCCGGGGACCTCCTCGGGCTGCGGCACCGGGGTCCCGCCGCCCGTCTTCTCGTCCGTCACCGCAGCAGACCCTTCATCTGGAACGTGGGCGTCGCCTCGAGCGCGGCCGCCTCGGCGGCGCGGGCCGCCTCCTTGCGGTTGACGCCGAGCGGCTCGTGCTGGATCTGGTCGTGCAGCGCGAGGATCGCGTGGATGAGCATCTCCGGCCGCGGCGGGCAGCCCGGCAGGTAGATGTCCACGGGCACGATGTGGTCGACGCCCTGCACGATCGCGTAGTTGTTGAACATGCCGCCGCTGGACGCGCACACGCCCATCGACAGCACCCACTTGGGTTCGCTCATCTGGTCGTAGACCTGCCGCACGACCGGCGCCATCTTCTGGCTCACCCGCCCGGCCACGATCATGAGGTCCGCCTGGCGCGGCGAGGCCCGGAAGACCTCCATGCCGAAGCGCGACAGGTCGAACCGCGACGCGCCGGCGGCCATCATCTCGATGGCGCAGCACGCGAGCCCGAACGTGACCGGCCACAGCGACGCCTTGCGCAGGTACCCCGCGAGGTCCTCGATCGTGGTGAGCAAGAAGCCCGAGGGAGCCTCCTCGATCCCCATGGTTCTCTCCTAGTTCTCTCGCCGGTGCCCGCTGGCGCGGACGGTCGGTCGCGCGCTCAGTCCCACTCCAGACCACCCCGGCGCCACTCGTAGACGAACGGGACGGTGATGAGCGCGAGGAACGCGAGCATCGCGACGAGGCCGAAGGTCGCGAGCGTCGCGAAGTCGACCGCCCACGGGTAGAGGAAGACGACCTCGATGTCGAAGACGATGAACGTCATGGCGACGAGGTAGTACTTGATCGGGAAGCGCCCGCCGCCGATCGCGTGGGGCGTGGGCTCGATGCCGCACTCGTAGGCGTCGAGCTTGGCGCGGTTGTAGCGCTTGGGGCCGATGACCGCGCTCGCGGCCACGCCGCCGAGAGCCAGCACGGCGGCCACGCCCATGAGGACGAGAAGCGGAACGTACGGGTTGGTCATCGCGTACTCCTCGAGTGGGGGCTCGGGACGGGAACGCCCGAGCGGTGCCCGGGAAGACCTGTGGGTGGTGCGAGTGCCCGCGTCGTTGCGGGCCCACCTCGGGGGCTCATGACGAGGGCACCACCCTCGTCA
This region includes:
- a CDS encoding NuoB/complex I 20 kDa subunit family protein; this encodes MGIEEAPSGFLLTTIEDLAGYLRKASLWPVTFGLACCAIEMMAAGASRFDLSRFGMEVFRASPRQADLMIVAGRVSQKMAPVVRQVYDQMSEPKWVLSMGVCASSGGMFNNYAIVQGVDHIVPVDIYLPGCPPRPEMLIHAILALHDQIQHEPLGVNRKEAARAAEAAALEATPTFQMKGLLR
- a CDS encoding NADH-quinone oxidoreductase subunit A, which produces MTNPYVPLLVLMGVAAVLALGGVAASAVIGPKRYNRAKLDAYECGIEPTPHAIGGGRFPIKYYLVAMTFIVFDIEVVFLYPWAVDFATLATFGLVAMLAFLALITVPFVYEWRRGGLEWD